Part of the Calditrichota bacterium genome, GCACATGAACTATGTCGCCGATGCGGTCATTCGCCTTTACCAGATGCGCGATACCATCAAGGGGCTGCGGCTGGTCTACGAGGCGCCGCTGCTGCGCCACTTTACGGCACGGCTCGAGGAGGTGGCGTGATTCGCGCGGTGCTGTTCGACTTCGACGGGGTGATTGGCGACACCATGTCGTGGCACTTGGCCGCGTGGAAAGAAGTGTTGGGCTCGGTGGGCATCGAGCTGAAACCGGAGATGGTGCTGAAGAACGAGGGGCGGCCGGCGGCAGAAATCGCCATGATCATTGCCAGCACCGTGGGCGTGCCTCTCTCGCCGGAAAAGGCAGAGGAGGTGGCACGCCGCAAGAACGAGCGTTTCCGGGTCATTCATCGGGCCTCGGCAGCGCCGGGCGCTCTTGAGTTGGTCACGGAGCTCAAGCGTCGGGGCGTGAAGGTAGCGCTGGTGACCGGCACGGAACGCGCCAACGTGACGGCCGTGCTGCCCGCTGAGCTGGTGCACATGTTCGATGTCATCATCGCCGCAGGAGACGCGGCGCGCGGTAAACCCTACCCCGACCCCTATTTGCTTGCGGCGCAGAGGATGGGTGTGCCGCCAAGCAAGTGTCTGGTGGTGGAGAATGCCCCCTCCGGCATTCAGGCAGCGCGGGCGGCTGGCATGGCGTGCGTGGCTTTGCGCACCACCCTCGATGACGAGTACTTGGCGGACGCCGACCTGGTCCTTGCTGACCTGCGCGCCCTTCACGCGCACCTGGACGCATTGAAGGTCGGAAAGCGGTCGCGCAGAAAAATGGCTTGATTTTTCTTAGCTGTTTGGCTACATTTGCGTGCGCACAACAGAGAATCTGGAGGTCGCCTCGAGTCGATTCTTGCTAGGGATTTGTCCGATTGCTGCATGCTTCATGGTCTGAGAACGCGTTCGATTTCCTAGCGGCTCGGAGGGCGACGTTGCCTTTTGGCTTGTGGACCGGGTGCCGACCGAGCAGACATCCGGTCTTTTTGTATGAGGGTGGATAATGCGTTTCGCCTGCGGGCTCATTGTGGCCCTGTGCACATGGCTGGCGTGCAGCTCAGAGCCGCCCAACCGCTGGGAGGCCGATGCACCGCGCATCGTGGAGATCAGGGTGCCGGCGGTGCTCAATCGCTCGCAAACGTACCTTCTCCAGGCCGTGGTCGCCGACCCGCAGGGAGCATCTGACGTACGCTTTGTGCTCATAACACGCTACGCACAGGGGAGCGCCGTCGCCACCGACACCTTGTGGGACGATGGCGCGTTCCTGCACTCAGACGATGGGGACGACATTGCCAAGGACGGCATCTTTTCGCAGCGGGTCAGTTGGACCTCAGCACAGAGCGGCGCGGAGAGCCTTTCCCTGGAATTCCGCGCCGTGGACCAGGCGGGCCACTGGTCGGACACGGTAGTCAAGACTGTGCTGCTGCGCCCCAACGCGCCGCCACAGATTCTCCACCTGAGCGTACCGGACACGCTGCCCAGCGGCTTTGCGGGGAGCTACCTGTTCTGTGCCGATGTATTCGATTCGCAAGGCGTGGCTGACGTCAGCATGGTCAGTTTTCGCGCCTTACAAGGAGGAGCCTGGGCCTTCGAGGGTCTGCTGGTGGATGATGGCACTCAAGGAGATGAAGTCGCTGGCGACGCGCGCTTTTCCATGCGCGTGGAGGCAGCCTTTGCCGCCGGCAAGAAGGGGGAGTACCAGCTTATCTTCGTCGCAGCAGATTTGGGGGGAGCGCACAGCCCTGAGGTGCAGGCGCAGCTCTTCATCGGCAACGGACCGCCGCTGCTGAGCCAATTGAGCCTGCCAGACTCCGTGAGCAAGCCGGCGAGCGGCGCCATCTTCGTGCCAATTACCGTGGCGGTGAGCGACCCCCAGTCGCTGGCCGACATCAAGCGCGTCGGCTTCACTTCGCAGAAGCCAGATCTGTCCTATGCCAACGGCGGGCAACCGATCCCGATGGTGGACAACGGCCTGCCGTTTGACCCGCTGGTGAATCAGGCCTACGGTGACCAGGTGGCTGGCGACGGAGTGTTTACTTTCACGCTGGTGGTGTATGCCGATCAGGAGGCGAGCAAGTGGGACCCGCGGGGCACTCCGATCCAGCAGGGGTGGTACACCTTTACCTTCCAGGCGGAGGACAAAGTTGGAAACACCAGTGATGCTATTGCCCGCCGTTTCAAGATCAAGTAGCCGCGTGCGTAGAATGTGGCGCTCGGCCCTCGTCGCAGGGCTCCTCGTCGCCATTGTCCCTGTTGCCAGCAGTGCGCAAGTGCTGGGCAAGTCAGGCTATCACTTCGACCAGCCTGCGCCGGTGCCGCGGCTGGCAGGCAACGCGGTCACAGACATTTTGCTCGCGGGGGGAAAGATATGGGCAGGCACCGGTGGCGGGCTCAGCGTGAGCGAGGACGGAGGCAGGAGTTGGCGTTCCTATTCCCGCGCCCACGGCCTCGGCAAAGGAGGCGTCTCGGCACTGGCAATACGCGGGGATACCATCTGGACAGCCACTGCCTTCGACACGCTCATCACCAACATCGGCTACCTGCCGGCAGGCGGCGGGCTCTCCTACAGCATCGACGGAGGAGCCACCTGGCAGTGGATCCCCCAGCCTGGTCCGACCCCTGTGCAAAACGTCACCTACGACATCGCTCTCACCGGCGAGGCGGTCTGGATCACCAGCTGGGGAGGCGGGCTGCGACGGTCGCTAGACATGGGTCAGACCTGGGAGGTGGTGACGCCCGATACCTTTCTTTTCGACCCCTACGGCAATCTCAACCACCGCGCCTTCGCGGTGATCGCCGTCGAGGACACGCTCTGGGTCGGCACTGCTAAAGGCATCAACAAGTCCATTGACGGCGGCCGCACATGGCTGAACATGAACCACCAGAATCAGCCGCAGCCTATTTCGGGCAACTTCGTGGTGGCTCTTGCCCATCAGCGCTATGAGGGCAAGTCCCTCTTGTGGGCGGCGACCATTGAGGCGGAGGATCCGGATGAGTTCCGTGCGGTCTCCGTGTCCGACGACGGCGGCAAGAGCTGGCGCACGGTACTGCGCGGCGAGTTTGTGCATAACTTCGGCTTTGACCCGGTCGCTGGCACCGTCTATGCGGTCTCCGACAACGGCCTTTGGAAGTCCGTGGCGCCCGATTCCTTTCTTGTCTTTCCGCCCATCGTCGATGCCAATACGGGGGAGCGCGTCTACACCACGCAATTCTATTGCGCGGCCTTGGGCCAGGACGGTTACCTCTGGGTGGGCACGGCCGACGGGCTGGCCAGAACCAACAACAACGGCTTCACCTGGCAGGTGTTTCGGGCCTATGTGCCCACCGGTACCGCAGGAGCGCCGCGCACCTACGCTTACCCGAACCCGTTTTCGCCGATGCGCCACAACCAGCTGGGCGCGGATGGCTATGTGCGCT contains:
- a CDS encoding HAD family phosphatase, whose translation is MIRAVLFDFDGVIGDTMSWHLAAWKEVLGSVGIELKPEMVLKNEGRPAAEIAMIIASTVGVPLSPEKAEEVARRKNERFRVIHRASAAPGALELVTELKRRGVKVALVTGTERANVTAVLPAELVHMFDVIIAAGDAARGKPYPDPYLLAAQRMGVPPSKCLVVENAPSGIQAARAAGMACVALRTTLDDEYLADADLVLADLRALHAHLDALKVGKRSRRKMA